The DNA window atGTCCTGTTTGTTCAAGCTAATGCCTACGGCGAGGCCTGTGGTGGGTAGCCAGGACCAGTCAAGTTGTACTGGTTGGAGTCCAAACGCACTCCGGAGTGTCAATGcacttttttatttctgtttcagaTAAAAACCTGATTGTTTCCATCAATGGTGACGTGGATGAGGCCAAGGCTCTATCCAAACCTCAAGAGGATTCCCAGGGTACTAACAATAATTATATACTCACGTGACTCCACATTTATGAGACGCATCTTTGAGCAGCTGATTTTCCAGTTGGACTCTGCCGTGTTTGGGTTCGACAGTTTCTCAGATTTATCAACACTTTCTGCTTTCCCACAGATGATGAAAGCGATTCAgatgcagaggaagagcaggagaaaacggtgagctgcacacacacccacacacacacacgctcgtgCTCAGATCTTAATAAACGCACTCTATTCTGACACATAACCGTTCCTCAACTATCACTTTATAGTTTTGTGGATCGTTTCCTGCcttcagttgttttcttttcttttaccttTTGTCAGAAACGGAGACGAGCCACTACAGGTGGCCAGCTGGATGACAAAAGAAGGGAGATGCTGAAAAGGcaccctctgtctctctgcatagATCTCAAGTGTAAAGGTAAGCTCTTCTACCCATCTGTCACTGTCTACAGGCCTAACGCATGCTGTGGTAAAGGGAATCTTTCCacattcctttatttttaactggGCAGGAGTGAAGTAGACCGTGAGGAATTTAAGAGACAAACCActcaaaattaaaatgaaatctgGTCATCAGCATGTCGACAGGAGATGGGTCAAGCTTTTCAGTGCataaaatgtttttggtttctACCCTATATAGTTGAAATAAATGATTAGTTCTTTGGGCCTCTGTGGCATTAAATGTTGGATTTGTTGATCTCTGGTTTGTTCCCACAGATGGCAGCATCCTTTATCTTTACTTCTACTATCTGATGAATCTGAACATCATGACAGTGAAGACCAAAGTGTCCATTCCTACGGATCTCAACACAACCATCAGcggagggtgtgtttgtgtgcacgttcGCTCATCTGCATCGGAGTGGAAAGTGTTTaagactgttttctttttcagggatTTGCTGAAATCAGACACTCTGCTCAGCTGTCTGTACGCCGGTGACCACGGAGGAGAAACCCCCAACCCGGCTAATCGCTACCAGTTTGATAAAGTCAGGTGAGAATATCAAAGACGCCTACAAACCGGAAACGCAAGCATCAACGCCGCATTTATTAAACCTTTGTGGTTtaatttttgcttcttttttttttcctagcaTTGTTTGCTTCAGTGATTATGTGGAGGAACTCGGCCATCCCTACATGTGGGTCCAGAACCTGGGAGGACTGCAGTTTCCAGTGGGTGCTTCGGAGGTGGGTGTTTATCCGTACTGTCATCCAATAGGAGCACAGACACTTACTGGTATAATGCTGGCGCACTCTCGTTCTTTCCCAGAGTGTTTGCAGTGGCAGCTCCCTGAGTGCCAGCCAGATGGAGAAAACCATGAAGCTGCTCAAGCGACGACTCCAGTCCCGCTTAGCTTTACACCGACAGTTCGCCTCACTGGGTATGTTCCTTGTACCACCAACAGATTAAATAATTTAAGATATTCAGACTTAATCGTTCTTGTGTCATCAGAGCACAGCATCATCCCGGTCTCCAGTGAGTGCTTGTACCTGTTCCCTGCTAAGATCATGTCCCGGTTAGTTCGCTGGGTCGCTATCACCTATGAAGAGTACAGGGTGTGTGTATTattgtatgcatgtgtgcgcgcAGCATTACAGTTAATGTCTAATACTAAGAAGTTCCATATTTTTGTCCATGTAGGACCTGCCTTATACACAACATGTCACTGATGCTGGGCTGGCAAAGGAGACTGATCTGTATTTTATGGGTGTGGTGGAGAGGGGCACAGGTGagtctttgtgctgctggtTATTTGCCCACtatttgtcattttaagtgtttaaaagaaaatccctgCCTCAAACTGTGTGCAGCTTGCCTCCAGGCCGCCGTAGTGCTGAATCCCCGTTACCCAGAGgtctctcctctgttctcccTGTCCCTCAGCTGGAAGGGGGAGCGTAGCGGACAAACTGACGACAACCTCAGGGTACGACTGCTCTCTGCCATACGTGCTCTATAGCTGAGTGTTGTGCACACTCTAATACTAACAGGTTTCCCCACCTTTGCCTCCTTTTACAAGGCTATGGAGAGCGAAGTGAACGTGTTCAAAAATGAACTACAGGGGCCGCATCCGGGTCACCAGCTCTTGACCAATCAGATCTCAcgtctctgtgtctgtttggACGTGTACCTGGAGACTGAAGGGCAAGACGATGGCGTGGAGGGGCCGAGAGAGTTCCCGCGGGAGAAGATGTGTCTACGCATCGTGAGGTACATTTAAACAACAATTTTTTGACACACTGTAAAGACGGGAAGAGTTtctggatctctgacagttgtGTCTCCCTCAGGGGACCCAATCGTCTGAAGCCGTTCAAGTACAACCACCCTCAGGGCTTCTTCAGTCACCGTTAGATGTCTTCATGGGAAACTTTATCGAGTATACTCAAACCTTCTGAAGTCTGCAATTTGACATTTTGatatatacattaaaaaaaaatctttcaaacttttaaaaaaaataataaaaaatctcTTAATTTGAGCCCCTGTTCCATGATGAATGCTGTTATATTCGTCTTCTTCTCCCTTCTTGTCAGGGTCTTGCACAATAAATATCAGTCATCCTCTCTCGTTAAATCTGGTGGACTTTCTGTTTTGGAACTCACAGTACATTCCTCCTCCAGCCACTTCTCCCACGCGCGTCCTGTTTTTAAGATGCACTCACACATTCAGTGAAACATTTCACATTAAGATGTTCACTTTCAGCAACTCTTGCCCAGTTATCCAGGTCCCTTTTGACAGTTTTCACCTCATGGTCCAATTGATTGACAGTTTTTAACAAAATATCTTAGAGTTCATGGACAGCTGGAAATACCACATTTTTCTAATGACTGCATGCACCTTTATATCACCTATTCAAGACAAAGAGAAGCAAATGATGCATTTTGTATACTGTTTATTAGCCCAAAAAGATGATGGTAGATGTATGTATAATGTCAAAGACAATAAATTATTTAAGTACAGTTTGCAAAATAAG is part of the Takifugu rubripes chromosome 21, fTakRub1.2, whole genome shotgun sequence genome and encodes:
- the thoc5 gene encoding THO complex subunit 5 homolog; the encoded protein is MSSDTLKKRKSKVLRGEGAVQEMKRGRVEGDQQEIRVYSEEVELDSRDAKQDYKQFKESCDSLANLMSEIQNLKANGAKEGCVEVEQKRMQSCILFMNLKKLNRLTHIRLKRGRDQTHEAKQRVDVLHLQLQNLLYEVLHLQKEISKCLEFKSKHEEIDLVPEEEFYKDAPPDISRPNLTKTDSHQLTLARLDWELEQRKRLAEKYKESLSSKEKIQKSIEVKKEHLSSLQPGLTAIMQASIPVQQYLSMPFEQTQKQTEVARHLPPPLYVLFVQANAYGEACDKNLIVSINGDVDEAKALSKPQEDSQDDESDSDAEEEQEKTKRRRATTGGQLDDKRREMLKRHPLSLCIDLKCKDGSILYLYFYYLMNLNIMTVKTKVSIPTDLNTTISGGDLLKSDTLLSCLYAGDHGGETPNPANRYQFDKVSIVCFSDYVEELGHPYMWVQNLGGLQFPVGASESVCSGSSLSASQMEKTMKLLKRRLQSRLALHRQFASLEHSIIPVSSECLYLFPAKIMSRLVRWVAITYEEYRDLPYTQHVTDAGLAKETDLYFMGVVERGTACLQAAVVLNPRYPEVSPLFSLSLSWKGERSGQTDDNLRAMESEVNVFKNELQGPHPGHQLLTNQISRLCVCLDVYLETEGQDDGVEGPREFPREKMCLRIVRGPNRLKPFKYNHPQGFFSHR